A segment of the Bacillus sp. es.034 genome:
GAATATTATTCGTCATTATTTTCTCCAGAGAAGGTAATTCTATGTAATTCTTATTCATCTTTAATTAATAAAAAAAATGACCAGCCCATCTTCGGGCCGGTCCATTCTTGTTATTGTTGTTCTCTTGCTTCAGGCTTTGCTTCCCAGCTTTCAATGCCTTTTAACCCATTAATCGAATCAGAGTAGAAAACAGGATCCTTCCCCTGCCTTTTTTGCTCTCTATAATCCTTTAATGCTGCAATAGCAATTTTGGCTAGTAATGTAATGGCAATCAAGTTGATGATGGCCATCATACCCATGAATAAATCGGCTAAGCTCCAGACGATATCGAGTTTCACAACCGCTCCGAATATCACCATGCCTAGAACCGCGATTCGATAGATAAATAAGGTGACCGGACTGTATTTAATGAATTCAATATTGGTTTCCCCGTAATAGTAGTTTCCGATGATTGAACTGAAAGCGAACAGGAATATGGCGACAGCTACAAAGGTATCCGCCCATGAACCCACGTGAAAGCTCAATGCTGCCTGCGTCAACTGAATGCCATCGATCCCGGTTGTATATTGGTTGGATAAGATGATCATAAAGGCAGTAGCAGTACAGATCAATAACGTATCTGTGAAAACACCCAGAGTTTGGATCAATCCTTGTTTAACCGGGTGTGTAACCCCGGCGGACGCAGCTGCGTTGGGTGCACTACCCATACCCGCTTCATTCGAGAATAATCCACGCTTGATTCCCATCATGATGGCTGCTCCGACACCGCCGCTTGCTACTTCACGAATACCGAATGCATTCTCGAAGATGACGACAAACATATCTGGAAGCATGGTAATATTGGTGATTAGAATATAGAAAGCAAGAATCAGATAAAGGACGGCCATGATCGGAACGACGATTTGAGTGACACTCGCGATCCGCTTGACTCCGCCGAAGATTACCAGTGCAGTGAGCACGGCCAGAATGATGCCGACTGTCATACGGTCGAATGAATAGGCTTCTTCCATAGCAAGTGAAATGGTATTGGATTGGACCGAGTTAAATACAAGACCAAAACAGAAGGTGATGATGATGGCAAACAGAATTCCCATCCAGCGGGCATTTAATCCTTTTTCCATGTAGTAAGCAGGACCACCACGATACCCGTCCTTTCCGTCTTTCACTTTATAGATCTGAGCAAGTGTACTTTCCACGAAACTGGTTGCTCCACCGAGTAAGGCGATAAGCCACATCCAGAACACAGCCCCTGGCCCTCCGCCTGCGATCGCTGTTGCCACACCGGCAAGGTTACCGGTACCGACACGCGAAGCCGTACTGATCGTGAATGCCTGGAAAGAAGAAATCCCCCGTTTTCCTTCTGAAGAAATGGTCGTTTTATCAGTTAGTAGTCTGCCCATTTCTCCTAAATAACGGAACTGTGCGAATTTAGTGCGTAACGAGAAGTATAACCCCAGTCCGATTAAAGCCACGATCAGTATGTATGACCACATATAATCATTCAAGGTGCCTACGATGCTTGTTAATAACTCCATAATTGTTCCCCCTAGTTGTTTTGTTTATTTTTTGACAAATAATGGTTGGGCCAATGTATGTTTACCCATTCCGACATTGTTTTAATCTATCAAAAAAAAGATTTTCCTTCAACAGAAAGATTCATATTTTTGAAAGAATATGAATTGTAGTACAATCAAATACATGTATTGTACTACAATGATGAATGAATATACATTTATCATTCACACTTACCCTTATGATGGAAAAAAGAGACCAGAATCATTTCTGGTCGCTTTCTGAATGTCTATTCTTTTACTTCGGGGGTCCTGGATTCTGCCCAGGTTTCACAGACGGAGCCGCTCTCCCCTTCATCAATCACAAATGATCCATTTGAATAGCGGTCATTTGGTCTAAGGTCTGAGACATTTACCTCTTCTGTTTTCCCTTTTGTTGTTAAAAGCCCTACTTTATCTGTATCTTTCACTGCTTCTATGCTCACCACTCGATGAGGATTGGATTTCAACTCCCGGAGCATGATGACTCCACGTTTAGCCCTTGACGTTTTTTCGAATTCAGCCAGTTTCATTTTCTTCACGGCCCCACGTTGCGTAGCCAGGAAAATGAAGTCCTTCGCTGGATCTCTTATGATCTTACCGGATACGACAAAGTCGTCATCCTTGAGGTTGACCCCTTTGACACCCGCTGCCCTTGGCCCGACGATGTTCACATCTTCTTCTGCGAACCAAAGCCCGTAGCTTAAGTGCGTGGCAATGAAAACATCATTCGATCCATCTGTAATATGGACATCCACGAGCTCATCGTCACCTTTAAGGTTGATTCCTACAAGTGGACGGGAATAGCGTTGTGCTTTGTATTGAGGCAGCTCGGACCTCTTGATCATACCGTTCTTTGTGACAAACAGTAAGTAGTGCGACGGGTCAAATTCTTTAATCGGAATCGCTTTGAGAACCTGTTCCTCCCGTTCGATCGGGACAATATTCCCTACATGCTGGCCAAGATCCTTCCACCTGATATCCGGAAGTTCATGGACAGGACAATAAATATAGTTCCCTCTGTTTGTAAATACAAGTAGGACATCTGTTGTATTCATTTCAAATTGTCCCAGGAGCCTGTCTGTTTCTTTCATGGCAAGATCCTGACCATTTGATGCAGAATATGAACGAAGGCTGGTTCGTTTCATATACCCATCCCGGGTCACGGTGACCATGACATCTTCACTGGCAATCAGGACTTCGAGGTTAATTTTGATTTCTTCGATCTTTTCCTCGATTTGAGTACGTCTCGCGTCAGCAAATTGCTTTTTGATTGCTTTCAGTTCTTTTTTGATCACACTGTAAAGTTTGCTTTCACTTTCCAGTATAGCCGTTAGTTCTTCAATCGTTTTCGCTAATTCTTCCGCTTCTGCCTGTAGGGCAGTAATATCCGTATTCGTCAAACGATAAAGCTGCAAGCTGACAATCGCTTCAGACTGCGCTTCCGTAAACTGGAACTTCTGAATTAAGTTATCCTTTGCATCTCGTTTATCCTTTGAAGCCCGGATGGTTGCAATCACCTGATCTAAAATAGACAGTGCTTTCATAAGACCTTCAACGATATGCTGACGATCCTTTGCTTTATTTAAATCGTGTCTGGTCCGGTTGGTCACCACTTCTTTTTGGTGCTGTATGTATGCATCCAGCAGTTCACGAAGTCCCATCAATTTAGGACGTCTCTTATGTATGGCAACCATATTGAAGTTATAGGTGATTTGAAGATCACTGTTTTTATAGAGATAGTTTAAGACGCCTGATGCATCCGCATCTTTCTTCAGTTCAATGACGATGCGCATCCCGTCGCGATCCGTTTCATCCCGGACTTCTGCAATCCCTTCCACTTTCCGGTCCACGCGAAATTCATCCATTTTTTTGACGAGATTTGCTTTATTGATTTCATAAGGAATTTCCGTAATGACGATCTGTTGTTTGCTTCCACGGATGTTTTCAATGTCTGCTTTCCCTCTTACGACAACCTTCCCTTTTCCGGTTTCGTATGCTTTCCGGATACCATCAACCCCTTGGATGATGCCCCCTGTCGGGAAGTCCGGTCCTTTTATTACCGTCATAAGATCATCGACTGTACACTCCGGCTTGTCCATCCGCATGATGGCTGCATCGATCACTTCACCGAGGTGATGAGGAGGGATATCCGTAGCATAACCTGCCGAAATACCGGTGGAACCGTTGACGAGTAAGTTTGGGAACCGTGACGGCAATACAGTCGGTTCACTTGATGTGTCATCGAAGTTCGGAACAAACTCTACGGTTTTTTTATCGATATCACGAAGAAGTTCCATGGATATCGCAGAAAGACGGGCTTCGGTGTAACGCATCGCAGCGGGCGGATCTCCGTCGACGCTACCGTTGTTACCGTGCATTTCAACCAGGTAGTTGCGGACCTTCCACGTTTGACTCATACGTACCATGGCATCATACACAGAGGTGTCACCATGGGGATGATAGTTACCAATAACATTACCGACGGTTTTCGCTGATTTCCGGAATCCTTTTTCCTGCGTGTTCCCGTCCACATACATGGCGTAAAGAATACGCCTTTGTACCGGTTTCAATCCATCACGTGCATCCGGTAATGCCCGCTCCTGGATGATGTATTTACTATAACGTCCAAATCGGTCGCCAAGCACCTCTTCCAGAGGTAAGTCTTGATATCTTTCTACAGTTGTCATTGATTACCCCTCCTCTCGGACCGTAATGTTTTCGTTTTCGAGAATGCTTCCGTCTTCTTCGAGTCCAAAGGCTACATTGCTTTCAATCCATTTACGGCGTGGTTCTACTTTATCACCCATTAAAGTGGTCACACGGCGTTCAGCTCGTGCAGCATCATCAATGCGTACCCGGATCAATGCCCGTGTTTCGGGATCCATCGTCGTTTCCCATAGTTGATCGGCGTTCATTTCTCCAAGACCTTTATAACGCTGGATCATATATCCTTTCCCCACTTTGGAGATGGCCCCTTGAAGCTCATCATCTGTCCATGCATATTCAAGCTTCTGCTTCTTCCCGGTTCCCTTGCTTACTTTGTACAGGGGTGGAAGTGCAATATACACTTTTCCCGCCTCTAACAATGGTTTCATATAGCGGTAAAAGAAGGTCAGTAAGAGAACCTGTATATGAGCTCCATCCGTGTCTGCATCTGTCATGATGACAATTTTGTCATAATTGATGTCGTCAACATTGAATTCAGGTCCGACTCCACCGCCAATGGCATGGATGATCGTGTTGATCTCTTCGTTTTTGAAGATGTCCTGAAGTTTGGCTTTTTCCGTATTGATGACTTTTCCCCGAAGTGGAAGAATTGCCTGGAATTTGCGGTCCCGTCCTTGCTTCGCGGAACCCCCTGCTGAATCTCCCTCCACCAGATAGAGCTCGTTACGCTGAGGATTTCTTGATTGAGCCGGTGTTAACTTCCCGGATAGGACGGTTTCAGAACGCTTACGCTTCTTTCCATTACGTGCATCTTCTCTTGCTTTACGTGCCGCTTCACGGGCCTGGGCCGCTTTAATGGATTTCTTGATAAGAAGGGAACTCGTTTCAGGATTCTCTTCCAGGAAATAGAGAAGATGTTCTGACACGACCGCATCAACGGCTGATCGCGCTTCGCTTGTCCCGAGTTTCCCTTTTGTCTGCCCTTCGAATTGAAGAAGATGTTCTGGTATACGTACAGAAACGATACTCGCCAGTCCTTCACGAATATCGGTTCCTTCAAGATTCTTATCCCTGTCCTTTAGAATCCCCGCTTTTCGGGCGTACTCATTAAAAACACGGGTCATGGCCGTCTTCGCTCCGGCTTCATGGGTTCCTCCGTCTTTTGTCCGGACATTGTTTACAAAGGATAATATGTTTTCTGAAAATCCATCATTGAATTGAAAGGAAAATTCCACTTCAATAGTATGATTTTCCCCTTCAAAGAAGGCTACGTTATGAAGGACGTCTTTTTCTTCATTCAGGTATTGAACAAATGCCTGGATACCACTTTCGAAATGAAAGACTTCTTTCTGATCATGACGTTGATCAATGATCTCGATTTTCAACCCTTTTAACAGGAAGGCAGATTCCCGCAGGCGTTCGCATAGTGTTTCATAATTATAAGTGGTATTACTGAAAATTTCGGGATCAGGTTTGAAATGGATGCATGTACCTGACTTTTTAGTCTTACCGATCTTTTCGAGGGTGGTTTCGGGCTTACCCCCATTTGTGAAACGCTGTTCATATTTCATGCCATCCCGTTCGATCGTGACGACAAGCCACTCGGATAGTGCGTTTACAACAGAGGCCCCTACACCATGGAGTCCACCACTTGTTTTATAGCCTCCCTGGCCAAATTTCCCTCCTGCATGAAGAACGGTCAGGATGACTTCAGGTGTCGGCTTCCCGAGCTTATGCATTCCCGTCGGCATACCCCGTCCTTTATCCTGGACTGAAATGCTATTATCTTTATGTATCGTAACAATAATCTCATTCCCGAAGCCTGCTAATGCTTCATCGACTGAGTTATCGACAATTTCGTATACTAAATGATGCAAGCCTCTTGAATCGGTAGAGCCTATATACATACCAGGTCTCTTACGGACGGCTTCTAAGCCTTCTAATACTTGTATGGCATCATCATTGTAATCCATGGTCTTATTCTGGTTGGCCACGAACATTCCCCTTTCAAAACTTCTCTAGCCGTAATAGTGTGGTTCTTGTAAGCTATTATCGGTTATGTCTCTATTAACTATAACACAAGAACGTCTGTTCGTTTACCTGTTTTGATCAATCTTAAGGTAAACCACTATTGCTTATTGTAGCGTTTTATTTGATTTTCGCAAATGGAATTTCCGTGAACCCCTTAAAATCTGCCATGTTGTCCCCGGGAATATTCCCTTTGTCAACGTGAGGTCTGGACGAAAAAAACAAGCGGTCAGAGCCGCTTGTTACGAGTGAGGATTATTTGGTTAAAGCATGTTCAACCTTAATACAGCGATCCATAATGACTGTATACCCACGTTCCTTTAAAAAGCGATAAGCCTCTTCATTCATGACACCAAGTTGCGCCCAAAATACGTTTGAATCGATTTGATCGAATTCTTCCGCAATTTGAGGTAAAAATTCTGAGCGGCGAAATACATTGACAATATCAACGGGTCCCTCTATCTCCTGCAGGGAGGATACAGCCTTTACACCCAATGCCGACTCGATGGTAGGGTTTACGGGAATGATCTCATATCCCTGGTCCTGCATGGCTTGAGACACCATATAGGATGTCCGTTCAGGATTATCACTTAAACCAATCACTGCGATGCGTTTGGATTGTTTCAGAATGTTTCCGATTTCTTGTCTTGATGGGTTTTCCATGGTTGTCTACCACTCCTTCATTGATCCTTAACGATAAAATCTTGAACTGTTTCTTAAGTCCTATTCTTCTTTTATACCATATTTCCCTTTAATTTTTCAAAATTTCATAAAATTATCTAAATGAAAGGAAGTGTCAAGAGGGAAGTCAGGAAGCGTTTTGGTATTCCGCTGTACCTCCTTCCACGTTGACACTCCTAATATACTTACTTTTTGATTAACCCTTTAGATATAAGGAATTCACGTGCGACATCTTTGGGATCTTGTTTATCCATATCGACTTTAGCATTCAATTCGCTCATTTCTTCTTCCGAGATTTTGCCTGATAATTCATTCAATACTTTCTCTACTTCAGGATGCTCTTTCAATACTTCTTGACGAATGACCGGTGCAGCATCGTATGGTGGAAAGAATCCTTTGTCATCCTCTGTCGTTTTTAACTTATAACGCTGGATCCTTCCATCGGTTGTAAAAGCAGGAATGATGTCTACATCCCCGTTTTTGACGGCTTCATACATAATGTTCGGGTCAAAACTCTTCTTTTCTTTGAATTTGAATCCATATGCTTCACTGAAGGCATCGTATCCGTCCCCTTCGCGTTCATAGAACTGGTGGGGTGCACCGAAGCTCAAGTCTTTGGATAGTGGAACGATGTCTGAGAAAGTCTTTGCATCAAAGTCCTGATCTCCGGTATAAGCAAGTGTATACGTATTTTCAAAGCCTAGTGGCTTCAACCAGGTGACATCGAACTTTTTCTCATAGCCTTTACGCACTTGTGAAAGGATTTCATCAGCTGAAGCGCCTTCTTTTGCTTGTTCTTTCAAGACCGCTTCAAGGCCGGTACCTGTATATTCCACATAGACATCAATGTCGCCTTTTTCAAGTGCTGGTGTGAGGATCGATACTTCCCCTAACCCTTCCTCGACTTTTATATCAAGATCTGTCCTTTCTTTGAGAAGTTCAGCCATCATTTGTGTAAGGATGAATTGCTCCGTCCACATCTTTCCTGAAACGGTGATGGTATCTTTATCCCCGCCATTTCCGCATCCTGCGATAAGGATGGATAATACAGTGAGTATGATAAAACCTTGTAATTTCTTTTTCATTCTTACTCTCCTTTGGATATTGTTTTATTTTCGTGCTTTCAATCCTTTAGGTGTTGTCAATTTTTCCAGGATCTTTAATATGAAATCAAATCCTAATGCAAGTAGTGCCGCTGGGATGGCCCCGGCAAGGACCAGTGCATTATTCCATGTGGAAAGTCCCCTGTAGATAAGGTCTCCAAGTCCTCCTGCCCCGACAAAGGTTGCAAGTGTGGCCACACCTACTGTCAGCACAGTAGCAGTGCGGATCCCTGCCATGATAAACGGCAGGGCAAGCGGCAGCTCCACTTTGAATAACAGTTGGGAGTTGGTCATCCCCATGCCTCTACCTGCCTCAATCACGCCTTCATCCACCCCGATTATGCCTGTGTATGTGTTCCTCAGGATCGGAAGAAGTGCGTATACCGTCAGGGCAATGATCGCCGTGATACTGCCTGTACCAAGGAGGGGGATAAGAAATCCGAATAGAGCAAGACTTGGTATCGTTTGAAAGACGGCTGTGATCCCGATGAAAAATTCGGCCGATTGCTTCTTTCGTGATATGTAAATACCCAGAGGCAGGGATATCGCAATCGCAATGAAAATCGACACAAAAGATAAATAAAGATGTTCAAATAATCCCGTTAAAATTGCATCCGACCGGTTTGAAATGGTTTGGATGAACAGGAGGGAAAATGTATTCATAGAGTACCCGCCTCCTTATTTCCTTCTGAAGCCACATTCCTAAGAATGTCACTGGATGTGACGGTCCCTATCTTCCTGTCGTCTTTCGTCACCATAAGATATGGTTTACCCGATGACAGGAGCAGCCTTGCTGCTTCATGGATGGATGCATCAAATGGGATCATTGAGTATTCCTGTTCCTCAAGCAGGATGTGGAAATCGTTCTCATCGTCCCTCATGATGTCAGATACCTGTTTATGCGGCTTATGAACGCTGAGTCGGTTTTCACCGATGAAGGCGCGTACAAATTCATTGGCAGGTTCTGATAGAAGGTCAGCTGGTGCTGCAATCTGTTCGATTTTACCATCACGCATGACAGCGATCACATCCGCGATCTTTAACGCTTCATCAATGTCATGAGTAACGAACACAATGGTCTTATGTATCGTATTTTGAATGCTTTTCAATTCATCCTGGAGCTGTTCCCTGCTAATCGGGTCCAGGGCGCTGAATGGTTCATCCATGAGGATGATCGGTGGTTCCGCTGCAAGGGCACGTATCACCCCGACCCGCTGCTGCTGTCCACCACTCAATTCGAGTGGATACCTTTTCTTGTATACGCCGGGTTCCAGTCCGACGAGATGAAGAAGCTCATCGACACGTCCCTCATATTTTTCCTTCTTCCATCCCTTTAGACGGGGGATGAGACTGATGTTCTCTTCAATCGTCATATGAGGGAGCAGTCCGATCCGCTGAATGACATATCCGATGTTCCGCCTGAGCTCCACTTCATCCGTTTCTGAAATGTCTCTTCCATCAATCCGGATGGTCCCCCCTGATGGAGCTATCAGTTTATTGATCATCTTCATGGTAGTCGTTTTCCCGCATCCGCTCGGTCCGATTAACGCAACAAGCTTTCCTTTTGGAATCGTGAGGTCGATCCCCTTTATGGCTTCTGTCCCATCCTCGTAGACTTTTGTGACATTTTGGAATTCAATCATTTTTACACCTGCTTTATGTACTGAGAAATTTTACTAAACATAGAAGGGATACCCTCATTATACAAAAGGTAAACATGTTGTAAAAGTATATGCCCCTTAGTTTGTGATGAATGTCGGATGGGCATACAGCTTAATCCCTTTTTCGATAGATAAAAAAGTCCAGCACACTAATGGTTAACTGGACTTTTTGATGATATATTGTTCCACTAGGATTGCTGTTATCGTACCGAGTATCAATCCATTATTCAAAATGGAAGCAACGACGACCGGCATGTCCTTAAAGGCTGTGGCCGGAACAAACATGGCTCCGACTCCGACAATGAGTGAGATCCCCGCCACGAAGTGGATTCTTTCTACGTCTTCCTCTTTACGGTATTCGGATAATGCGAGTCCGACCATCTTGATGAAAATGACCGTCGTCACGGCATACCCTACAGGTGCAGGGAGACTGGCGAACAGATTCATGATCTTAGGTATCAGGCTGATGACCATGATGATCCCGCTGCCTATGATGAAGGGGATGATGGAATACATTCGTGTCGCTGCGACAAAGCCTGCAGACCCAGAAATGGGAACTGAGCCGATAGCAGAAAACACTCCCCCGAACAGCTGATTCAGGCCTGATGCGAAGCCGCTCTTCGTATACCGTTCATATGTAGGCTGTCCCTTTGCCCTCATCACCTCTTCCATCACCCGTATGGAAGCAATCATATTCGTCGTTAACAGGAAGGTGATGAATATGGAAGTCACGATGACACCCGTATCAAACACAGGTGCCCCGAATACGAACATATGAGGTAAAGAAAACCAGCTGTCTGAAACGGACGTACTTTCAGAAAGCCCCATGATGATGAATATGAGCCATCCGGCGAGCAGGGCAAGGATAATGGAATATTGCTGGATCCACTTAACCTTATGACTTGAAAAGTATAAGGCTGCAAGGATCGTGAGAATACTTCCAAGTAAGACAAGCGGCTCCATGGATTGGCCTTCATGCTGGATCCCGAACATCCCTTTAATGAATGATCCGCTTAATTGCAGAATTAACAACATCAAATAAATGAACGTAATGGTTGGAGTGAATAAAGAAGATAAGCGTTTTAAAAGTCCTGTGGATGAGAGAAGGAAAAAAATCACTCCACTGACGATCATCCCCCCCTGCAGTACGGTCAGAACTTCTTCGTGACTGCTATAAAGAGTTCCTGAAAACCCTGCATAAATGGCAAAAACACCCCACCACAGTCCCGCCGGCCCTTCATTGATCGGTAGTTTATGACCAAATAGTGCCTGGATCAGGCTTGCGAGCCCCAAAACGAATATGGTCCGCTGAATGAATCCGGCTGTATCAGCTGGAGACAATTGGAACAAGTCAGCAATCGCGATGGGTGCGGCGATAGATCCCGCCACCATGAAGGCCACCCATTGAAAAGCTGATAAAAGTATTTGCATTTATGTACACCTTCATTTCTACTATGTAAAGTGTGTTCATTTTACCATATTTCATTCTTTATGTGAGGATGAAGGAGGAATTTAAATTTATTATATCTACTTTTAAGAACAGGTACTAATTTTTTCGCTTATTTCTCCCCTTTGGATGGAAAACATGTTAAAATAAGAACCGATTAGTTATTTTCAAAGGAGCAGTGATGATGATTTTTGCCCTTATACTCATACTTTCTTATTTATTGGGTTCCATTCCATCAGGTTTATTGATCGGTAAGACGTTCTACGGCAAAGATATCCGTGAACATGGGAGCGGAAACCTTGGGGGAACGAACACGTTCAGGACCCTGGGTGTGAAAGCCGGTATGATTGTGACGATCATGGATATCCTCAAAGGAACCCTGGCCACTTTGCTGCCATTGATGTTAGCAAGTGACGTACATATGCTGCTTGCAGGGGTATTCGCCGTCATCGGTCATATGTATCCCGTTTTTGCAAACTTCAGGGGAGGAAAAGCAGTGGCAACCTCGGCTGGTGTCCTTCTAGGGTACAATTACATCTTATTCTTAATCTTGCTGGCTGTCTTTTTTATCTGCTTGTATGCAACGAAGTATGTGTCCCTATCCTCTATGATTGCAGCGGTACTTGCCTTTACGTACTCGGTCTTCACTGGCGATATTCCACTCATCATTGTTGTTGGCATCCTGACCATCTTTGTTATTTACAGACACAGGGCAAATATTGTCCGGATCAAAAATAAAACCGAACCCAAAATTAAATGGCTCTAACGAAAAAGCGACCTATGCACGGGGTACCGGACTCTCGGATACCTAAGCAAAGGTGGCTTTTTTTATTGTGGCGTGCGAATGTATACGCATTCTCTCATTTGACAAAGATGAGGAATAAAAAAACCGTATTCAAAAAATGATAATATTCTTCAGAATTCTCTAAATTTCTCCCCTTTCTCCTTCTTTTTTTTGTAAAATGGAAGTAGAGCATAATAAAGGATGATGAATATGAATAAAAAGCGAATGATAACAGGGATGATTCTCTGTATTCCGTTCCTACTGATGATCGGTTTCCTGCTAAACAGGC
Coding sequences within it:
- a CDS encoding betaine/proline/choline family ABC transporter ATP-binding protein, with the translated sequence MIEFQNVTKVYEDGTEAIKGIDLTIPKGKLVALIGPSGCGKTTTMKMINKLIAPSGGTIRIDGRDISETDEVELRRNIGYVIQRIGLLPHMTIEENISLIPRLKGWKKEKYEGRVDELLHLVGLEPGVYKKRYPLELSGGQQQRVGVIRALAAEPPIILMDEPFSALDPISREQLQDELKSIQNTIHKTIVFVTHDIDEALKIADVIAVMRDGKIEQIAAPADLLSEPANEFVRAFIGENRLSVHKPHKQVSDIMRDDENDFHILLEEQEYSMIPFDASIHEAARLLLSSGKPYLMVTKDDRKIGTVTSSDILRNVASEGNKEAGTL
- a CDS encoding CoA-binding protein, encoding MENPSRQEIGNILKQSKRIAVIGLSDNPERTSYMVSQAMQDQGYEIIPVNPTIESALGVKAVSSLQEIEGPVDIVNVFRRSEFLPQIAEEFDQIDSNVFWAQLGVMNEEAYRFLKERGYTVIMDRCIKVEHALTK
- a CDS encoding ABC transporter permease; this translates as MNTFSLLFIQTISNRSDAILTGLFEHLYLSFVSIFIAIAISLPLGIYISRKKQSAEFFIGITAVFQTIPSLALFGFLIPLLGTGSITAIIALTVYALLPILRNTYTGIIGVDEGVIEAGRGMGMTNSQLLFKVELPLALPFIMAGIRTATVLTVGVATLATFVGAGGLGDLIYRGLSTWNNALVLAGAIPAALLALGFDFILKILEKLTTPKGLKARK
- a CDS encoding glycine betaine ABC transporter substrate-binding protein, producing MKKKLQGFIILTVLSILIAGCGNGGDKDTITVSGKMWTEQFILTQMMAELLKERTDLDIKVEEGLGEVSILTPALEKGDIDVYVEYTGTGLEAVLKEQAKEGASADEILSQVRKGYEKKFDVTWLKPLGFENTYTLAYTGDQDFDAKTFSDIVPLSKDLSFGAPHQFYEREGDGYDAFSEAYGFKFKEKKSFDPNIMYEAVKNGDVDIIPAFTTDGRIQRYKLKTTEDDKGFFPPYDAAPVIRQEVLKEHPEVEKVLNELSGKISEEEMSELNAKVDMDKQDPKDVAREFLISKGLIKK
- the parE gene encoding DNA topoisomerase IV subunit B is translated as MANQNKTMDYNDDAIQVLEGLEAVRKRPGMYIGSTDSRGLHHLVYEIVDNSVDEALAGFGNEIIVTIHKDNSISVQDKGRGMPTGMHKLGKPTPEVILTVLHAGGKFGQGGYKTSGGLHGVGASVVNALSEWLVVTIERDGMKYEQRFTNGGKPETTLEKIGKTKKSGTCIHFKPDPEIFSNTTYNYETLCERLRESAFLLKGLKIEIIDQRHDQKEVFHFESGIQAFVQYLNEEKDVLHNVAFFEGENHTIEVEFSFQFNDGFSENILSFVNNVRTKDGGTHEAGAKTAMTRVFNEYARKAGILKDRDKNLEGTDIREGLASIVSVRIPEHLLQFEGQTKGKLGTSEARSAVDAVVSEHLLYFLEENPETSSLLIKKSIKAAQAREAARKAREDARNGKKRKRSETVLSGKLTPAQSRNPQRNELYLVEGDSAGGSAKQGRDRKFQAILPLRGKVINTEKAKLQDIFKNEEINTIIHAIGGGVGPEFNVDDINYDKIVIMTDADTDGAHIQVLLLTFFYRYMKPLLEAGKVYIALPPLYKVSKGTGKKQKLEYAWTDDELQGAISKVGKGYMIQRYKGLGEMNADQLWETTMDPETRALIRVRIDDAARAERRVTTLMGDKVEPRRKWIESNVAFGLEEDGSILENENITVREEG
- the parC gene encoding DNA topoisomerase IV subunit A, producing the protein MTTVERYQDLPLEEVLGDRFGRYSKYIIQERALPDARDGLKPVQRRILYAMYVDGNTQEKGFRKSAKTVGNVIGNYHPHGDTSVYDAMVRMSQTWKVRNYLVEMHGNNGSVDGDPPAAMRYTEARLSAISMELLRDIDKKTVEFVPNFDDTSSEPTVLPSRFPNLLVNGSTGISAGYATDIPPHHLGEVIDAAIMRMDKPECTVDDLMTVIKGPDFPTGGIIQGVDGIRKAYETGKGKVVVRGKADIENIRGSKQQIVITEIPYEINKANLVKKMDEFRVDRKVEGIAEVRDETDRDGMRIVIELKKDADASGVLNYLYKNSDLQITYNFNMVAIHKRRPKLMGLRELLDAYIQHQKEVVTNRTRHDLNKAKDRQHIVEGLMKALSILDQVIATIRASKDKRDAKDNLIQKFQFTEAQSEAIVSLQLYRLTNTDITALQAEAEELAKTIEELTAILESESKLYSVIKKELKAIKKQFADARRTQIEEKIEEIKINLEVLIASEDVMVTVTRDGYMKRTSLRSYSASNGQDLAMKETDRLLGQFEMNTTDVLLVFTNRGNYIYCPVHELPDIRWKDLGQHVGNIVPIEREEQVLKAIPIKEFDPSHYLLFVTKNGMIKRSELPQYKAQRYSRPLVGINLKGDDELVDVHITDGSNDVFIATHLSYGLWFAEEDVNIVGPRAAGVKGVNLKDDDFVVSGKIIRDPAKDFIFLATQRGAVKKMKLAEFEKTSRAKRGVIMLRELKSNPHRVVSIEAVKDTDKVGLLTTKGKTEEVNVSDLRPNDRYSNGSFVIDEGESGSVCETWAESRTPEVKE
- a CDS encoding alanine/glycine:cation symporter family protein, giving the protein MELLTSIVGTLNDYMWSYILIVALIGLGLYFSLRTKFAQFRYLGEMGRLLTDKTTISSEGKRGISSFQAFTISTASRVGTGNLAGVATAIAGGGPGAVFWMWLIALLGGATSFVESTLAQIYKVKDGKDGYRGGPAYYMEKGLNARWMGILFAIIITFCFGLVFNSVQSNTISLAMEEAYSFDRMTVGIILAVLTALVIFGGVKRIASVTQIVVPIMAVLYLILAFYILITNITMLPDMFVVIFENAFGIREVASGGVGAAIMMGIKRGLFSNEAGMGSAPNAAASAGVTHPVKQGLIQTLGVFTDTLLICTATAFMIILSNQYTTGIDGIQLTQAALSFHVGSWADTFVAVAIFLFAFSSIIGNYYYGETNIEFIKYSPVTLFIYRIAVLGMVIFGAVVKLDIVWSLADLFMGMMAIINLIAITLLAKIAIAALKDYREQKRQGKDPVFYSDSINGLKGIESWEAKPEAREQQ